One window from the genome of Alkalihalobacillus sp. LMS6 encodes:
- a CDS encoding spore germination protein — protein sequence MSKDENQITSQSSYEDKLAYLKDELAIDQNFDLICLEMVHADRKMALFLVDGFGKDVALTQIQRELSHTRAEELDDAYDALIKSRIPYAEVEQEKDLDVAIDQVLSGPSVLLVEGLEYCIIIDTREYPVRGPEEPDTEKVVRGSRDGLVETLVMSAALIRRRIRDRTFRVEYLQIGRRSKTDTALLYIADIADPEYVEQIRESMKAIDTDGLPMADKTIEEFVFKEGGNPYPLVRYSERPDVCATHLYEGHVILLVDGSPSAMITPITFWNLLQHAEEYRQKPIIGALLRIVRFSAVFVSLFLLPIWYMLATNQELLPEAYSFIGTQEDGSIPLFVQFLIAEAGIEMLRMASIHTPNAVAEALGLVAALLIGDIAIEVGMFSPEVILYLAIAAVGTFATPSYELSLANRFMRILFLIATAIFGPAGFMISATLWLIFLVRLRGLHVPYMWPFIPFNVKALRDVFLRIPMPLKNRRPAINHPQDPDR from the coding sequence ATGAGCAAGGACGAGAATCAAATAACAAGCCAATCATCCTATGAAGACAAGCTTGCATATTTAAAAGATGAACTCGCAATTGACCAAAATTTTGATTTAATTTGTTTAGAGATGGTTCACGCCGACCGTAAAATGGCGTTGTTTTTAGTGGACGGGTTCGGTAAAGATGTGGCGCTGACACAAATTCAGCGAGAATTATCGCATACACGTGCTGAAGAATTGGATGATGCGTATGATGCGCTTATTAAAAGTCGAATTCCATATGCGGAAGTGGAACAGGAAAAAGATTTAGATGTTGCGATTGATCAAGTTCTTTCTGGTCCCTCTGTCCTTCTTGTAGAAGGTCTTGAATATTGTATTATCATTGATACGAGGGAATATCCAGTCCGAGGTCCTGAAGAACCAGATACGGAAAAAGTCGTCCGCGGTTCACGAGATGGTCTTGTTGAAACACTTGTGATGAGTGCTGCTTTAATTCGTCGTAGAATAAGAGATCGAACGTTTCGGGTTGAATATTTACAAATAGGTCGTCGTTCGAAAACGGATACGGCGCTCTTATATATTGCCGATATTGCTGACCCAGAATACGTTGAACAAATTCGTGAAAGTATGAAGGCGATTGATACAGACGGATTACCAATGGCAGACAAAACGATTGAAGAATTTGTTTTTAAAGAAGGTGGGAACCCATATCCTTTAGTGCGCTATAGTGAACGTCCAGACGTTTGTGCCACCCATCTTTATGAAGGGCATGTGATTCTTCTTGTAGATGGTTCACCGAGCGCGATGATTACGCCGATTACGTTTTGGAATTTGCTTCAGCATGCTGAAGAATATCGACAAAAGCCGATTATCGGCGCGTTGTTGCGAATTGTCCGGTTTTCTGCTGTGTTTGTTTCACTTTTTTTATTGCCGATTTGGTATATGCTAGCGACTAATCAAGAGTTATTGCCAGAAGCGTACTCCTTTATTGGAACACAAGAAGATGGGAGTATACCGTTATTTGTTCAGTTTCTAATTGCAGAAGCCGGGATTGAAATGTTGAGGATGGCATCCATTCATACGCCAAATGCTGTAGCGGAAGCGCTTGGGCTCGTAGCAGCTTTATTAATCGGTGATATTGCGATAGAAGTAGGAATGTTCTCGCCTGAAGTTATTTTATACTTAGCCATTGCTGCGGTCGGTACGTTTGCAACACCAAGCTATGAATTGTCATTAGCCAATCGATTTATGCGCATTCTCTTTTTAATTGCAACGGCCATTTTTGGTCCAGCTGGCTTTATGATAAGCGCAACACTGTGGCTCATCTTTTTGGTTCGTTTACGTGGGCTTCATGTCCCTTATATGTGGCCATTCATTCCGTTTAATGTGAAAGCGTTAAGAGATGTGTTTTTACGTATTCCAATGCCATTAAAAAATCGTAGACCTGCTATCAACCATCCGCAAGATCCGGATAGGTAG
- a CDS encoding YqgQ family protein, whose amino-acid sequence METMVDIRQLLKQYGSFIYTRDRELDLQLMRKEIKDLYQFGMITSDTYQAAMLLLRQEETKHRNGGL is encoded by the coding sequence ATGGAAACGATGGTCGACATTAGACAACTATTAAAGCAGTATGGATCGTTTATTTATACAAGAGATCGAGAGTTGGATTTGCAGTTAATGCGTAAAGAAATTAAAGATTTGTATCAGTTTGGTATGATTACAAGTGATACGTATCAAGCGGCGATGCTACTTTTACGTCAAGAGGAGACAAAACATCGAAATGGGGGATTATAG
- a CDS encoding YueI family protein, with protein sequence MARDVNEVLEHAIRGGLETKPAERRIFLTTIAERLHLALTINQVRSTVIYQEVEQTMKAKPNIQMFVNGQLTYSDYNEYVKLATVHNIPYTVVTGTTETPFGLVIANKDMPVETSQPYIEDDIHKQDIEGY encoded by the coding sequence TTGGCAAGAGATGTAAACGAAGTATTAGAACACGCCATTAGAGGTGGCTTGGAGACAAAGCCTGCAGAAAGACGAATTTTTTTAACGACAATCGCAGAAAGACTCCATTTAGCGTTAACGATAAATCAAGTTCGCTCAACCGTCATCTATCAGGAAGTCGAACAAACAATGAAAGCAAAACCGAACATTCAAATGTTCGTAAATGGACAGTTAACGTACTCTGATTACAATGAATACGTGAAGCTTGCTACCGTCCACAACATCCCATATACGGTCGTAACAGGCACTACAGAAACCCCATTTGGACTTGTAATCGCAAATAAAGACATGCCTGTTGAAACGTCTCAACCGTATATTGAAGATGATATACACAAACAAGATATCGAAGGATATTAA
- a CDS encoding MTH1187 family thiamine-binding protein, whose product MAIVDVTIIPIGTNGPSVSHYVANIQELLDELSHTHDIKFQLTPMSTLIEGDVSTLLDVVKQIHEVPFENGIERVATNIRIDDRRDQKASFQSKIDAVQAKMKT is encoded by the coding sequence ATGGCAATCGTAGATGTAACAATTATTCCAATTGGAACGAATGGTCCAAGTGTCAGTCACTATGTGGCCAACATTCAAGAACTTTTAGACGAGTTATCACATACACATGACATCAAGTTTCAATTAACGCCGATGAGCACGTTGATTGAAGGCGATGTTTCAACATTATTAGATGTTGTCAAACAAATCCATGAAGTCCCTTTTGAGAACGGGATTGAGCGAGTCGCGACGAATATACGAATTGATGATCGACGTGACCAAAAAGCAAGTTTTCAAAGTAAGATTGATGCTGTTCAAGCGAAAATGAAAACGTAA
- a CDS encoding ROK family glucokinase encodes MGNEVYTGIDIGGTSVKLAFITKQGDMLAKWEIPTDIRHNGANIVNDIAESIKKNKDKRDTLMGAGVGAPGFIEMETGFIYHAVNIGWRDYPLKDELEKALGVVVRIDNDANLAALGEKWKGAGDGTNEELFVTLGTGVGGGIITRGQILHGVGGMGGEIGHITSVKEGGSLCNCGKHGCLETVSSATGMVRLMNEKLKDGRESSLHSLPSESLTTKDLFEAAKQGDTVAKEVITEAVDHLGYAIANLANTLNPSKIVIGGGVSKAGEDLLIPLRDVFTQYALPRVAEQAEIKLAHLGNDAGIYGAVWLAIQAVENK; translated from the coding sequence GTGGGGAACGAGGTTTATACAGGTATTGATATAGGCGGAACCTCAGTCAAGCTTGCATTCATTACAAAACAAGGCGACATGTTAGCGAAGTGGGAAATTCCTACTGATATCCGTCATAACGGCGCGAACATTGTAAACGATATTGCTGAAAGTATAAAAAAGAATAAAGATAAACGCGATACGTTAATGGGAGCGGGAGTCGGTGCGCCAGGCTTTATCGAAATGGAAACCGGATTTATTTATCATGCCGTTAACATCGGCTGGAGAGACTATCCATTAAAAGATGAATTAGAAAAAGCGCTTGGTGTTGTGGTTAGAATTGATAACGATGCCAACTTGGCCGCTCTAGGGGAAAAATGGAAAGGTGCTGGTGATGGCACAAATGAGGAATTGTTTGTTACTCTAGGAACAGGTGTTGGTGGAGGCATTATTACAAGAGGCCAAATTCTTCATGGTGTTGGCGGTATGGGTGGTGAAATCGGCCACATCACTTCTGTAAAAGAAGGCGGTTCATTGTGCAATTGTGGCAAACATGGTTGCTTGGAAACAGTGTCGTCAGCAACAGGAATGGTTCGCTTAATGAACGAAAAGTTAAAGGATGGACGCGAATCTAGCCTACACTCTCTTCCTTCTGAAAGCTTAACAACAAAAGACCTTTTTGAAGCTGCTAAACAAGGAGATACTGTAGCGAAAGAAGTGATTACAGAAGCCGTTGATCACTTAGGTTATGCGATTGCAAACCTAGCCAATACATTAAATCCATCTAAGATTGTTATTGGTGGCGGTGTTTCAAAGGCTGGTGAAGATCTCCTAATACCTTTAAGAGATGTATTCACACAATATGCGTTACCAAGAGTTGCGGAGCAAGCAGAGATTAAGCTTGCCCACTTAGGAAATGACGCAGGCATTTATGGTGCCGTTTGGTTAGCGATTCAAGCAGTAGAGAATAAATAG
- a CDS encoding thiazole synthase has product MKKNLLRINGKPLQSRFFLGTGRYPNPFVQNEAIKASGAEVLTFALRRVNLEAPAEDAILQHLNGENFQYLPNTSGASTAEEAIRIARLAKASGLSDWIKIEISASEKTLLPDPIETLRATEILVSEGFTVLPYTSDDPILCKRLEEAGAHAVMPGAAPIGTGLGILNEYNIGLIVEEANVPIIIDAGLGTPSDVAKAMELGVDGILMNTPVAKAKDPVKMAKAMRLAIEAGELSYEAGRIPKKPYASASSPTTQYMK; this is encoded by the coding sequence ATGAAAAAAAACCTTTTACGTATAAACGGAAAGCCATTACAGTCACGCTTCTTTTTAGGTACTGGTCGCTACCCAAATCCTTTTGTTCAAAATGAAGCGATTAAAGCATCTGGTGCTGAAGTATTAACGTTTGCTTTGCGCCGCGTAAACTTAGAAGCGCCGGCCGAAGATGCGATTTTACAACATTTAAACGGGGAAAATTTTCAGTATTTGCCGAATACATCTGGTGCTTCCACAGCGGAAGAAGCCATTCGTATTGCTCGTTTAGCAAAAGCGTCTGGTCTAAGTGATTGGATTAAAATTGAAATTAGTGCTTCTGAAAAAACGTTGCTGCCTGATCCGATCGAAACGTTAAGAGCAACCGAAATCCTTGTATCAGAAGGGTTTACCGTTTTACCCTATACGTCTGACGACCCCATTTTGTGTAAACGGCTAGAGGAAGCAGGCGCTCATGCTGTCATGCCAGGAGCTGCGCCGATTGGTACAGGGCTTGGAATCTTAAATGAATACAATATTGGTTTAATTGTAGAAGAAGCAAATGTACCAATTATTATTGATGCAGGATTAGGTACGCCAAGCGATGTTGCAAAAGCAATGGAACTGGGTGTGGATGGAATCTTAATGAATACCCCTGTAGCGAAAGCAAAAGACCCTGTTAAAATGGCAAAAGCGATGCGTTTAGCGATTGAGGCAGGCGAACTGTCGTATGAAGCAGGGAGAATTCCGAAAAAACCATATGCGAGTGCAAGTAGCCCAACAACACAGTACATGAAATAG
- the thiE gene encoding thiamine phosphate synthase: MKDFQLYVITGEAFHEGKELLQVMEEAIKGGADFIQLRDKTSSRKEVFEKAKRLNDLCKTYNVPFIVNDYIDIAMAVDADGVHVGQDDMPLAEVRKLVGKDKIIGVSTHKLDEALEAEKGGADYIGVGPIFPTNSKEDVVDPVTTSYIKEIKAHVSIPFVAIGGIKTHNVREVIEAGADAVCVITEVVAAEDVQAAAETMTKAINEAKA; this comes from the coding sequence ATGAAAGATTTTCAACTTTATGTCATAACAGGAGAAGCGTTTCATGAAGGCAAAGAGCTTCTTCAAGTAATGGAAGAGGCGATTAAAGGTGGAGCAGACTTTATACAGCTAAGAGATAAAACGAGCAGTCGAAAAGAAGTGTTTGAGAAAGCAAAGCGTTTAAATGATCTTTGTAAAACCTATAACGTGCCGTTTATAGTGAATGACTACATTGATATTGCGATGGCAGTCGATGCAGATGGGGTTCACGTAGGTCAAGATGACATGCCGTTGGCTGAAGTCCGTAAACTTGTCGGTAAAGACAAAATTATTGGTGTATCTACGCACAAATTAGACGAAGCCCTTGAAGCAGAAAAGGGTGGAGCAGACTATATTGGTGTCGGCCCCATTTTTCCAACAAATAGTAAAGAAGACGTAGTTGATCCAGTTACCACTTCGTATATAAAAGAAATTAAAGCGCATGTCTCGATTCCTTTTGTAGCAATCGGTGGCATTAAAACTCATAATGTCCGCGAAGTCATTGAAGCAGGAGCAGATGCCGTTTGTGTCATTACGGAAGTGGTAGCAGCGGAAGATGTGCAAGCAGCGGCAGAAACTATGACAAAGGCGATAAATGAGGCGAAAGCATGA
- the thiS gene encoding sulfur carrier protein ThiS, whose translation MNLFINGEQRTVKSETIEQLIAELELNGQLLVVEMAGEIIARENWSNTSLSENKSIELVHFVGGG comes from the coding sequence ATGAATCTTTTCATAAATGGTGAGCAGAGAACTGTAAAAAGTGAAACCATTGAACAATTGATTGCGGAACTAGAATTAAACGGGCAACTCCTCGTTGTCGAGATGGCTGGTGAGATCATTGCCCGTGAAAATTGGAGCAATACATCCTTATCTGAGAATAAGTCAATTGAGCTTGTTCATTTTGTTGGAGGTGGTTGA
- the aspA gene encoding aspartate ammonia-lyase yields MMDYRIERDLLGEKQVPKDAYYGIQSLRAKDNFPITGYPPHPELIRAFGFVKKAAAMANRDVGVLRPHIADAIVKASDDVINGELNEHFIVDSIQGGAGTSFNMNANEVIANRAIEILGGEKGDYLKVSPNTHVNMAQSTNDAFPTAIHIAALHMTQGLTDELRKLIAEMEGKAEEFDDVLKMGRTHLQDAVPIRLGQEFGSYRKVLVRDLKRISRSANHLHEVNMGATAVGTGLNAKPEYIEKVATHLATVTNLPFKTAEDLVDATQNTDAYTELSSSLKILAINLSKIANDLRLMSSGPRTGLNEINLPARQPGSSIMPGKVNPVMCEVINQLSFQVIGNDHTISLASEAGQLELNVMEPVLVFNLLQSLTVLENGNRVFREYAIAGITANIDRCRELVENSVGIVTAINPHVGYEVATRIAKEALETERPVREICLERGILSEEELNEILDPKEMTKPGIAGSRFLPL; encoded by the coding sequence ATGATGGATTACCGTATAGAACGAGATTTACTAGGGGAAAAACAAGTACCAAAGGATGCATATTACGGCATTCAATCGTTACGAGCGAAGGATAACTTTCCGATCACAGGCTACCCGCCTCATCCAGAACTGATTCGAGCATTTGGTTTTGTGAAAAAAGCTGCAGCCATGGCAAATCGAGACGTTGGTGTTTTACGTCCCCATATTGCTGATGCGATTGTGAAAGCAAGTGATGATGTCATTAACGGCGAATTAAATGAACATTTCATTGTTGATTCGATTCAAGGTGGTGCAGGCACATCCTTTAATATGAACGCGAATGAAGTCATTGCCAATCGTGCCATTGAAATTTTAGGTGGAGAAAAAGGCGACTATTTAAAAGTTAGCCCAAACACCCATGTGAACATGGCTCAATCAACAAACGATGCCTTTCCAACTGCCATTCATATCGCTGCACTTCATATGACGCAGGGGTTAACCGATGAGTTACGAAAATTGATTGCGGAAATGGAAGGAAAAGCGGAAGAGTTTGACGATGTCCTCAAGATGGGACGTACGCATCTACAAGATGCAGTGCCGATTCGACTTGGACAAGAATTTGGTTCTTATCGGAAAGTGTTAGTCCGTGATTTAAAACGAATTAGCCGCTCTGCCAATCATTTACATGAAGTGAATATGGGTGCTACAGCTGTTGGGACAGGCTTAAACGCTAAACCGGAGTATATTGAAAAAGTAGCAACACATCTTGCGACGGTTACAAATCTTCCTTTTAAAACAGCAGAAGATCTTGTAGATGCAACGCAAAATACCGACGCTTATACTGAACTTTCAAGTTCATTAAAAATATTAGCCATTAATTTATCCAAAATAGCCAATGATTTACGTTTAATGAGTTCTGGGCCTCGTACAGGGTTAAATGAAATAAATTTACCTGCTCGTCAACCTGGATCTTCGATTATGCCGGGAAAAGTAAATCCAGTCATGTGTGAAGTGATCAATCAGCTTTCTTTCCAAGTAATTGGAAATGATCATACGATTAGCCTTGCATCTGAAGCGGGACAGCTTGAGTTAAATGTAATGGAACCTGTGCTTGTCTTTAATTTATTACAATCTTTAACCGTTCTTGAAAATGGCAATCGCGTATTCCGTGAATATGCGATTGCTGGTATTACGGCTAATATCGACCGCTGTCGAGAGCTTGTTGAAAATAGTGTTGGAATTGTTACGGCGATTAATCCTCACGTTGGCTATGAAGTGGCCACTCGCATTGCCAAAGAAGCGTTAGAAACGGAGCGACCTGTGCGAGAAATTTGTTTGGAGCGTGGCATTTTATCTGAAGAAGAATTAAACGAAATTCTTGATCCAAAAGAAATGACTAAACCTGGTATAGCGGGATCTCGTTTCTTACCACTTTAA
- the thiO gene encoding glycine oxidase ThiO has protein sequence MEKIIVIGGGIIGLSIALRLASEGTRVTILEKDTCGGQASGAAAGMLAPFSEIGEDQDVFFDFSLASLTLYPEWQAYVRKTSGVDFEYSKSGSLHCVYHEADLLPLYTRSSWQKDYNKDMQILNQEEVLALEPHLSEEIKGAIYYPNEAHIYAPDFVKALIEACKRSSVDICEHLGEVEILSSSSDDVQVKARGQVFEADQVVVTTGAWAQKQAETLGLNLPIYPIRGQICAYRPNESLLNHIVYTSQGYLVPKANGTIVNGASEDIAGFETSVTAKGMDRLKRWNKKILPALQDEPTIHEWAGLRPATQDGFPYIGRLTDHPKIYFACGHYRNGILLSAITAKVVTEDLLERDVSFPLEAFHPERFS, from the coding sequence ATGGAAAAAATAATCGTCATTGGTGGCGGAATTATTGGATTATCAATTGCATTACGGCTGGCAAGTGAAGGCACTCGAGTAACGATTTTAGAAAAGGACACGTGTGGCGGCCAAGCCTCAGGAGCGGCAGCAGGGATGCTCGCTCCTTTTTCAGAGATTGGGGAAGACCAAGATGTTTTTTTTGATTTTAGTTTGGCAAGTCTAACTTTATATCCTGAATGGCAAGCATATGTAAGAAAAACATCGGGTGTCGATTTTGAATATTCAAAATCAGGAAGCCTTCATTGTGTCTATCATGAAGCGGACTTACTTCCTCTTTATACAAGATCGTCTTGGCAAAAAGACTATAATAAAGATATGCAAATTTTGAACCAAGAAGAAGTGCTTGCGCTTGAGCCACATCTATCAGAGGAAATAAAAGGAGCGATTTACTACCCAAATGAAGCGCACATTTACGCTCCAGATTTTGTGAAAGCGTTAATTGAGGCGTGCAAACGTTCATCCGTCGACATTTGTGAACATTTAGGAGAAGTAGAGATTCTGTCGTCATCGTCTGATGATGTGCAAGTAAAAGCTAGGGGTCAAGTGTTTGAAGCAGATCAAGTTGTCGTTACAACAGGAGCTTGGGCACAAAAGCAAGCAGAAACGTTAGGGCTTAACCTGCCAATCTATCCAATACGAGGTCAAATATGTGCGTATCGTCCAAATGAATCGTTACTTAATCATATTGTCTATACGAGTCAAGGCTATCTCGTTCCAAAAGCAAATGGTACAATTGTAAATGGAGCTTCAGAAGATATTGCTGGTTTTGAAACGTCAGTTACAGCAAAAGGTATGGATCGCTTAAAGCGCTGGAATAAAAAAATCCTGCCTGCCCTTCAAGATGAACCGACTATTCATGAGTGGGCCGGCTTGCGACCAGCTACACAAGATGGTTTTCCGTATATTGGTCGATTAACCGATCATCCAAAGATTTATTTCGCATGCGGTCATTATCGAAATGGTATTTTATTAAGCGCAATTACGGCAAAGGTCGTAACGGAAGATTTATTAGAACGAGACGTTTCGTTTCCGCTAGAAGCTTTTCATCCAGAACGTTTTTCGTAG
- a CDS encoding DUF1385 domain-containing protein: MANQTLACAYHDKKGTLHAWAKPRNMRTFLLAGQLVWRTAPLWFQTICVGMVLLIIGPKLLPIEWAGLPFYSFFYLLFGTHFFFPSELKRYHAAEHKVFSTVGRVNHETRKKVARASVRNRGCSTGLVVLYFLSTVVLTAVAMIVLSFTSSLASASYLSLLVVFLYAYNRNIVVSKKIDQVILPLSYWLQENVTTKTPEKKHLESAIESYIQLAKVEFSPVLYQQRIEKREEEWQS, translated from the coding sequence ATGGCAAATCAAACTTTAGCTTGTGCATACCATGACAAAAAAGGTACGCTGCATGCTTGGGCAAAACCTCGAAATATGAGAACATTTTTGCTGGCAGGTCAATTGGTTTGGAGGACGGCGCCCCTTTGGTTTCAAACCATTTGCGTGGGGATGGTTCTCTTAATTATTGGACCAAAACTTTTACCAATTGAGTGGGCTGGTTTGCCGTTCTACAGTTTCTTTTATTTGCTATTTGGAACACATTTTTTCTTTCCAAGCGAACTGAAACGCTATCATGCAGCGGAGCATAAAGTCTTTAGTACGGTAGGGAGAGTAAATCACGAGACTCGGAAAAAAGTAGCAAGAGCGTCTGTTCGGAATCGAGGCTGTTCAACAGGTTTAGTCGTTCTCTATTTTCTAAGTACCGTGGTCTTAACCGCTGTAGCAATGATTGTTCTGTCGTTTACATCAAGCCTTGCCAGTGCATCGTACCTCTCTTTACTAGTTGTGTTCCTCTATGCTTATAATCGTAACATTGTCGTAAGTAAAAAAATTGATCAGGTTATATTGCCGCTTTCTTATTGGCTCCAAGAAAACGTAACGACTAAGACACCGGAAAAAAAACATCTTGAAAGCGCAATTGAGTCGTATATTCAACTTGCGAAGGTAGAGTTTTCACCAGTTTTGTATCAACAGAGAATTGAAAAGAGGGAAGAAGAATGGCAATCGTAG
- the thiD gene encoding bifunctional hydroxymethylpyrimidine kinase/phosphomethylpyrimidine kinase — translation MQTAKVLSIAGSDSGGGAGIQADIKTGQELGVYTTTAITALTAQNTLGVEDVFPIPPSFLAQQLHAVLADIGTDVIKTGMLVSDEHIRVVCEVIDKYQVKQVVVDPVMASTSGSGLLNDSGMQQLTQTLLPRTTIFTPNIPEALRITNRETPKTIADLKEIAVQLHQLGPSVVVLKGGHFEGDAIDVYYDGTLVELLSHERIESNDTHGTGCTFASAIAAELAKGQTALEAVKLGKAFITEAIRHGLKIGSGKGPTNHAAYNQHR, via the coding sequence ATGCAAACGGCAAAAGTGTTATCCATTGCTGGCTCAGACTCAGGCGGGGGAGCTGGCATTCAAGCGGATATTAAAACAGGGCAAGAGCTAGGCGTTTATACAACAACGGCAATTACCGCGTTAACAGCTCAAAATACATTAGGAGTGGAAGATGTTTTTCCGATTCCGCCAAGTTTTTTAGCGCAACAGCTCCATGCTGTCCTTGCTGACATCGGGACAGATGTCATAAAAACAGGGATGCTTGTAAGTGACGAGCATATTCGTGTGGTGTGTGAAGTCATCGATAAGTATCAAGTGAAGCAGGTAGTCGTGGATCCGGTCATGGCATCAACAAGCGGTTCGGGTCTTTTAAATGACTCCGGGATGCAGCAACTCACGCAAACACTTTTACCTCGTACGACCATTTTCACACCGAACATTCCCGAGGCTTTACGAATAACAAATCGAGAAACGCCTAAAACAATTGCAGATTTAAAGGAAATCGCGGTACAATTACATCAGCTTGGTCCCTCAGTCGTTGTGTTAAAAGGTGGGCATTTTGAAGGCGATGCGATTGACGTTTATTATGATGGAACGCTAGTCGAACTTCTTAGCCATGAACGAATTGAATCAAATGATACCCATGGAACAGGCTGTACATTTGCTTCGGCTATTGCTGCTGAATTAGCAAAAGGGCAGACGGCGTTAGAAGCAGTGAAACTTGGCAAAGCATTTATAACAGAGGCAATTCGTCACGGATTGAAAATTGGATCAGGCAAAGGACCGACGAATCACGCCGCATATAATCAGCATAGATAA
- a CDS encoding YjcG family protein, whose product MLNYGIVLFPSKPFQDVANGYRRRYDAHYANIPPHITVKERFSLTDEALPTVISALREIATQCPPIEIDVYKVDTFFPQSTTIYYKLKENAHLTWLNEKLYEEPFPTDRAHSVFIPHITIAQKLQQAEHDDIVGQLKMSNVSHQETIDRIQLLYQLDNESWTVYETFILQGNQA is encoded by the coding sequence ATGTTAAATTATGGAATTGTTTTATTCCCATCTAAACCTTTTCAAGACGTCGCCAATGGCTACAGAAGACGTTACGATGCTCATTATGCAAATATTCCACCTCACATCACAGTAAAAGAGCGTTTTTCTTTAACGGATGAAGCGTTACCGACTGTTATTTCAGCTTTAAGAGAGATTGCTACTCAATGCCCTCCTATAGAAATTGATGTCTATAAAGTTGATACATTTTTTCCACAATCCACAACGATTTATTATAAATTAAAAGAAAACGCTCACTTAACTTGGCTTAATGAGAAACTTTACGAAGAACCATTTCCGACGGATCGTGCGCATTCTGTATTTATTCCACACATTACAATTGCACAAAAGCTTCAACAAGCGGAGCACGATGATATTGTCGGTCAGTTAAAGATGAGTAATGTATCTCATCAAGAAACCATTGACCGCATTCAACTCCTCTATCAGCTTGATAATGAATCGTGGACGGTTTACGAAACATTCATTCTTCAAGGAAATCAAGCATGA
- a CDS encoding GNAT family N-acetyltransferase, producing MIDTITVQVATKQSEIDQCFSIREHVFIDEQGVSKDLERDVHDETAIHLLLKSSHEPIGAARMRILDQTGKIERVCVLSPFRNKGFGEQFMREVEEIGNKEGIHELVLNAQEPALNFYLRLGYQKESERFYEAGIPHFAMKKTLK from the coding sequence ATGATTGATACCATTACAGTTCAAGTTGCTACGAAACAAAGTGAAATTGACCAGTGTTTCTCTATACGAGAACACGTTTTCATTGACGAACAAGGCGTATCAAAAGACTTGGAACGTGATGTTCACGACGAGACTGCTATCCATCTTTTACTTAAGTCAAGCCATGAGCCAATCGGTGCTGCTCGTATGCGCATACTTGATCAAACAGGAAAAATTGAACGGGTCTGCGTACTCTCACCATTTCGAAACAAAGGCTTTGGTGAACAATTCATGCGTGAAGTCGAAGAAATCGGCAATAAAGAAGGCATCCATGAACTTGTTTTAAATGCCCAAGAACCTGCCCTCAATTTTTATTTACGATTAGGTTATCAAAAAGAGTCCGAGCGTTTTTATGAGGCAGGAATTCCTCACTTTGCGATGAAGAAGACGCTCAAATAA